One part of the Salvelinus fontinalis isolate EN_2023a chromosome 4, ASM2944872v1, whole genome shotgun sequence genome encodes these proteins:
- the LOC129854209 gene encoding stereocilin has protein sequence MAVFRVMRITLLVVLLGNTSTKSSASKKEDQREPIFKELVSIWRKGGGWYPSKEPASPERTQDQQVHSVVRSIMGSLKTLGLLPSKSMGLPSLQKPVDRHRLSDFLYNISMYLQEMGAELEERQLVSDEEQLWEKVLQSFIQSEGGAALNQWDSREPPRPSVRLQDWFLSLRGSPHWDGLLGLLQSLMSLSERQPHRPLLDFLSQNWRTVSALLEAALQALVSGTYGQASAGLQGFICALRGRNECAFSVSWLTQFLRFMETRNWKPVVNLHPAGMGANQRRGSAAFGRLKPFSMPPKALREEGLSGNATQGDVGDRRDMGGDLDFLQTLLLQALSRSDGGQRAGQLAEQNPALLQGLDGLRRGFLHRVGSSVYGNLRRKVSRVTMALLDDVSSVVDVPQPKHKGRCSVGDLRQLILWGIRHNVTWNAQALGFNSQGPPSTPPFLSCPAIEGESGDPRPPPRPSRPRPALSPRRVPKQKQPPSSTPVPRRSRLLKPQSEAVEVGHSHLREMGYFASAEILEAACNASIPGLTGVSNFTVFLYCNLFDGDDGSVDPEVGQLGPDLHATCSDAAWYLSAAEDDFLWVHVCSEFFAHQFNNTVCANSSFWLQRAHQAAEMKDYHYFNQSSIGDLCVQLSGEMVEGGDSPGPDEACLAQLGTRSLSAQDFRRCFLPNTSALVSALCGSESPEAHPSHTSLPEGSWAAEYCSRLHNSSHPESIEDTCDYRKWSLQHFTNATLLELCVSTEGLREYACSNATLYRRLLSAYPQFSDLCVDLDVEQEDRKCFLQWFFDMLPAPYDFDTSQLCVNPAPLLVEALHRLSVCEVDGGERGGWVGAVGYVLRVLDFVVGLSAGLDEGEGEVRQGLGQAILLSSLLDNASFWATLRPDASLSVLQTVGLFLRREQSAALKEDLLSCFSPVLWDLIEREDNSSALRVLMQEYLQMPRESIRTLVMSAEKDAVKRFLSHMHQSWDQLHVETTQSSQRELQAMETMTSAFIHKFPRVTPDLFVDLSQFIPFMSVSDIMSFPTSLMVNTSVLMAIRDHSTEMKSPQKQAFVKRLLQSSVVGDVPSWPPYFLSSILPLLPHLPVSQFQQLTSDQLSPLVEFLGNTSLDGTRGRHVLRTLFIKKRNFTSDNISRLGVLVCYLKPEELRPFLLASPVSSALWQQLAICVSEGLISDSGRLSLWLVQAVRPLNASTLPPPALATLRGLLPQLGASFLQSLPSLQLLDLLTQPGLPSFSPAQAFQILSKISQDTNLTMDTLCRLKPLLPGLSPAVLRGIHWSEISGTTHCQCWRTLLTDLKPAHRAMLHRALQEALASNSRNFTVQLQCLLPFVPLRELIEVLDRETFLRDMSLYRDLPWSPQQAQLLFKRTHQSEIITRDTVEDLGHIAGGMSCDWLKLWTNETDFSELLQFVSELPGGVRPALRKCVVEELRKRPEEDLDGISPWFAAELPVNLIESLSNTSLTAILAHIQQHFVDFLKLPRHKQMALAEKAITVLGTSQGLADGELRVASVDLLGPLLPFLDRDTLGLVDRGALGLQLDELRGYCLPWDTLKDLAALLTGRDLLGEASAWTVGDVELVGRLLFTLSPKQINSIPLVVLSADTVEEVLAGQWRWENSDVGQACVSQCVDQQGQRERILSLIRGVVRAQSRRRKVPVPSCGDIRGTFPSAWTANQLSRMAGEELSQCVEVIGQDASLSPEQRRALWVKLRQAYSPVRGLRPEQVLGLGCLVTELGERELQDTNLTDLGVLAYLGALTDWSPKKMRAAVVGVMRKRKLKVEQLGAVEVASLGHLLCGLTLSEINRLDPYNLSMAALFLRELVLPCSEQQMEALTVHLSSPQAFGPVSTWGPEVFTEIGTLAAGLEDMVLSALVQEQVEGLIPEAIALIPPTKMAVVFSAVQLSWLNVEQAWVVTEKQWAELNSGQRHALGLAQYEGDVLLEHRGRNVAPATRSDDSLTVCLLSLCCMLWQLS, from the exons ATGGCGGTGTTTAGGGTCATGCGCATCACACTGTTGGTTGTTTTACTGGGCAATACATCCACCAAGAGTTCAG CAAGTAAAAAAGAGGACCAAAGAGAGCCCATTTTCAAGGAGTTAGTATCAATATGGCGTAAAGGAGGGGGGTGGTATCCTAGCAAAGAGCCTGCCTCCCCGGAGAGAACCCAAGACCAACAGGTCCACAGCGTGGTGAGGAGCATCATGGGAAGTCTGAAGACCCTGGGCCTTCTGCCCAGTAAGAGCATGGGCCTCCCCTCCCTCCAGAAGCCTGTGGACAGGCACCGTCTGTCAGACTTCCTCTACAATATCTCCATGTACCTCCAGGAGATGGGTGCTGAGCTGGAGGAGCGACAGCTTGTCTCTGACGAGGAACAACTGTGGGAGAAGGTATTGCAGTCCTTTATCCAGTCAGAGGGGGGCGCTGCGCTGAACCAGTGGGACAGCCGGGAGCCCCCCAGGCCCAGCGTCAGACTCCAGGACTGGTTCCTGTCTCTGAGAGGCAGCCCTCACTGGGACGGGCTGCTGGGGCTTCTGCAGAGCCTCATGTCCCTGTCTGAGCGGCAGCCCCATAGGCCCCTGCTTGACTTCCTGTCCCAGAACTGGAGAACAGTGAGTGCCCTGCTTGAGGCGGCACTGCAGGCGCTGGTCAGCGGGACCTATGGCCAGGCCAGTGCCGGGCTGCAGGGCTTCATCTGTGCCCTTAGGGGCCGCAATGAATGTGCCTTCAGTGTCAGCTGGCTAACACAGTTCCTCCGCTTCATGGAGACACGCAACTGGAAGCCCGTGGTGAACCTGCaccctgcggggatgggggccaACCAGAGGAGGGGCTCGGCTGCTTTTGGGCGCCTGAAACCCTTCAGCATGCCCCCCAAGGCcctgagagaggaggggttgtCTGGGAATGCCACTCAAGGGGACGTTGGGGACAGAAGGGACATGGGGGGAGACCTGGATTTCCTTCAGACACTGCTCCTGCAGGCTTTATCACGCTCTGATGGGGGGCAGAGGGCGGGGCAGCTGGCAGAGCAAAACCCTGCCCTGCTGCAGGGATTGGACGGCCTCAGAAGGGGATTCTTGCACAGGGTGGGCAGCTCCGTGTACGGCAACCTGAGGAGAAAGGTGTCCCGTGTTACCATGGCGCTGCTTGATGATGTCAGCAGCGTGGTGGACGTGCCACAGCCCAAACATAAGGGCAGATGTTCCGTAG GTGACCTGAGACAGCTAATCTTATG GGGGATTAGACATAATGTCACGTGGAATGCTCAGGCTCTGGGCTTCAACTCGCAGGGCCCTCCCAgcacccctcccttcctctcctgccCAGCCATAGAGGGTGAGAGTGGGGACCCCAGACCCCCACCACGCCCCTCTCGCCCTAGACCAGCCCTGTCACCCCGCAGGGTGCCAAAACAGAAACAACCACCCAGCTCAACCCCAGTACCCCGCCGTTCCCGTCTCCTCAAGCCCCagtctgaggcagtagaagttggCCACAGCCACCTGAGAGAGATGGGGTACTTTGCCTCGGCAGAGATCCTGGAAGCAGCGTGTAACGCCTCTATCCCAGGCCTTACAGGGGTGTCCAACTTCACTGTGTTCCTCTACTGTAACCTGTTTGACGGGGACGATGGGTCTGTGGACCCGGAGGTTGGTCAGCTGGGACCCGACCTACACGCCACGTGTTCCGACGCCGCCTGGTACCTGTCTGCAGCTGAGGATGACTTCCTGTGGGTCCACGTCTGCAGCGAGTTCTTCGCTCACCAGTTTAACAACACTGTGTGTGCCAACTCCTCCTTTTGGCTGCAGAGAGCACACCAG GCTGCAGAGATGAAGGACTACCACTATTTCAACCAGTCCAGTATAGGTGACCTGTGTGTGCAGCTGTCAGGGGAGATGGTGGAGGGCGGGGACAGCCCAGGGCCTGACGAAGCCTGCCTGGCCCAGCTGGGCACCAGGTCCCTCAGCGCCCAGGACTTCAGACGCTGCTTCCTGCCCAACACTTCTGCTCTGGTCTCAGCCCTGTGTGGCAGCGAGTCCCCTGAGGCCCATCCCTCCCACACATCCCTTCCGGAGGGCAGCTGGGCTGCAGAGTACTGCTCCAGGCTCCACAACTCCTCCCACCCTGAATCCATAGAAGACACATGTGACTACAGGAAGTGGAGCCTGCAGCATTTCACCAATGCCACCCTGCTGGAGCTCTGTGTCAGTACAGAGGGGTTGAGGGAGTATGCTTGTAGCAATGCCACCCTCTACCGCCGGCTACTCTCAGCCTATCCTCAGTTCTCTGACCTTTGCGTTGACCTGGATGTAGAACAGGAGGACAGGAAGTGCTTCCTCCAGTGGTTCTTTGACATGCTCCCGGCGCCGTACGACTTTGACACATCACAGCTGTGTGTGAATCCTGCTCCGCTGCTGGTGGAGGCACTGCACAGGCTGAGTGTGTGTGAGGTGGATGGGGGTGAGCGCGGGGGCTGGGTGGGGGCTGTGGGGTACGTGCTGAGGGTACTGGACTTTGTGGTTGGGCTCTCAGCGGGGCTggatgagggggagggggaggtgaggCAGGGCCTGGGTCAGGCCATCCTCCTCTCCAGTCTCCTTGACAACGCCTCATTCTGGGCAACTCTACGTCCCGACGCCTCACTGAGCGTGCTCCAAACCGTGGGCTTGTTCCTGCGCAGGGAGCAGAGCGCAGCTCTCAAAGAGGACCTGCTCAGTTGCTTCAGT CCTGTATTATGGGACCTCATTGAGAGAGAGGACAACTCCTCTGCCCTCAGAGTCCTAATGCAG GAGTACCTCCAAATGCCCAGGGAGAGTATCCGCACATTGGTGATGTCAGCAGAGAAAGATGCGGTGAAGAGGTTTCTGTCTCACATGCACCAGAGCTGGGACCAGCTGCACGTAGAGACCACTCAG TCCTCTCAAAGAGAACTGCAAGCCATGGAGACCATGACGTCCGCCTTCATCCACAAGTTCCCTCgtgtgacccctgacctcttCGTCGACCTATCACAGTTCATACCTTTCATGTCCGTCTCTGACATCATGAGCTTCCCCACCTCCCTGATGGTCAACACCAGTGT GTTGATGGCGATCCGTGACCACAGCACAGAGATGAAGTCTCCACAGAAACAGGCATTTGTGAAGAGGCTCCTGCAGTCCAGTGTGGTGGGAGATGTCCCTTCCTGGCCACCATATTTCCTCAGCTCCATCCTCCCACTGCTCCCACACCTCCCAGTCAGCCAATTTCAACAGCTGACATCAGACCAG CTGAGTCCCCTGGTGGAGTTTCTGGGAAACACCAGTCTGGATGGAACAAGGGGGCGCCATGTTCTACGGACTCTATTCATTAAAAAAAGGAACTTCACCAGTGATAATATATCTAG GCTGGGAGTTCTGGTTTGTTACCTGAAACCAGAGGAGCTGCGTCCGTTTCTGCTGGCTTCCCCTGTGTCCTCTGCTCTTTGGCAGCAGCTAGCTATCTGTGTGTCTGAAGGACTCATCAGTGATTCAGGCAGG CTGTCTCTCTGGCTGGTCCAGGCGGTGCGGCCTCTGAACGCCAGCACTCTACCTCCTCCAGCACTGGCCACCCTCAGGGGCCTCCTGCCCCAGCTAGGGGCTTCCTTCCTGCAGTCACTGCCCTCACTACAGCTCTTGGACCTGCTAACACAACCAGGCCTGCCCAGCTTCTCCCCAGCACAG GCGTTCCAGATATTATCCAAAATTTCACAAGACACAAAT CTCACCATGGATACACTGTGCAGGCTGAAGCCCTTACTGCCTGGCCTGTCCCCTGCTGTGCTCAGAGGCATAcactggtctgagatcagtggAACCACTCACTGCCAGTGCTGGCGCACTCTATTGACTGACCTGAAGCCTGCCCATAGAGCCATGCTCCACAGGGCACTGCAGGAG GCTTTAGCCAGCAACTCAAGGAACTTCACAGTGCAGCTCCAATGTCTCCTGCCGTTTGTGCCCCTGAGGGAGCTGATAGAGgttctggatagagagacattcCTGAGAGATATGAGCCTGTACAGAGACCTGCCATGGTCCCCCCAACAG GCTCAGCTACTTTTCAAGAGGACCCATCAATCTGAAATCATTACCAGAGACACTGTAGA GGACTTGGGCCATATTGCTGGTGGAATGAGCTGTGATTGGCTAAAGCTTTGGACCAATGAAACCGATTTTTCAGAGTTGcttcagtttgtcagtgagtTGCCAGGAGGGGTGAGACCAGCTCTG AGGAAATGCGTTGTAGAGGAGCTGCGGAAAAGACCAGAGGAAGACCTGGATGGTATAAGCCCCTGGTTTGCTGCAGAATTACC GGTGAACCTGATTGAGAGCCTGTCTAATACTTCACTGACAGCCATCCTGGCTCACATTCAGCAGCACTTTGTGGACTTCCTCAAGCTGCCCCGTCATAAGCAGATGGCCTTAGCAGAAAAGGCCATCACTGTGCTG GGCACCTCTCAGGGCCTGGCTGATGGGGAGCTCAGGGTGGCCTCTGTGGACCTCCTGGGGCCCCTGTTGCCCTTCCTGGACAGGGATACCCTGGGGCTGGTGGACAGAGGGGCCCTGGGGCTGCAGCTGGATGAGCTGAGGGGGTACTGCCTGCCCTGGGACACCCTGAAGGACTTGGCTGCTCTGCTTACTGGGAGAGACCTGCTGGG AGAGGCATCGGCATGGACGGTTGGTGATGTGGAGCTTGTTGGCAGACTGTTGTTTACTCTCTCTCCAAAACAGATCAACTCCATCCCACTG GTGGTACTGAGTGCAGACACGGTGGAGGAGGTTCTGGCAGGTCAGTGGCGCTGGGAGAACAGTGATGTGGGTCAGGCCTGTGTGTCCCAGTGTGTGGACcagcagggccagagagagaggatcCTCAGCCTGATACGGGGGGTCGTCAGAGCACAGAGCAGGAGGAGAAAAG TGCCAGTCCCAAGCTGTGGTGACATAAGAGGCACCTTCCCTTCAGCATGGACAGCCAATCAGCTGAGCCGGATGGCAGGGGAGGAGTTGAGCCAGTGCGTGGAGGTCATAGGTCAGGACGCTTCACTGAGCCCTGAGCAGCGCCGAGCACTGTGGGTAAAGCTCAGGCAG GCGTACAGTCCAGTTAGAGGCCTGAGACCAGAGCAGGTCCTGGGGCTCGGCTGTCTGGTCACtgagctgggggagagagagctcCAGGACACTAACCTGACTGACCTAGGTGTCCTGGCCTACCTGGGGGCTCTGACCGACTGGAGCCCAAAAAAG ATGAGAGCAGCAGTTGTTGGTGTGATGCGGAAGCGGAAGTTGAAGGTAGAGCAGCTCGGAGCTGTAGAAGTGGCTTCTCTAGGACACCTGCTCTGTGGTTTAACACTGTCAGAGATCAACAGACTGGACCCCTACAACCTCAG CATGGCTGCTCTGTTCCTGAGGGAGCTGGTCCTGCCGTGTTCAGAGCAGCAGATGGAGGCTCTGACCGTCCATCTCTCCAGTCCTCAGGCCTTTGGCCCTGTCAGTACCTGGGGCCCCGAGGTCTTCACTGAGATTGGCACACTAGCAG cgGGTCTGGAGGACATGGTTCTGTCTGCTCTGGTACAGGAGCAGGTGGAGGGGCTCATCCCCGAAGCTATCGCCCTGATTCCCCCCACAAAGAtggct gtgGTATTCAGTGCGGTCCAGTTGTCGTGGCTGAATGTGGAACAGGCGTGGGTGGTCACAGAGAAGCAGTGGGCGGAGCTGAACAGTGGGCAGAGACATGCCTTGGGCCTAGCGCAGTATGAGGGGGATGTCCTGTTAGAGCACAGAG GGAGGAATGTGGCCCCGGCAACACGGTCAGATGACAGCCTCACAGTGTGCTTATTGTCGCTATGCTGTATGTTATGGCAACTATCGTAA